A single genomic interval of Prionailurus viverrinus isolate Anna chromosome A2, UM_Priviv_1.0, whole genome shotgun sequence harbors:
- the LOC125148298 gene encoding zinc finger protein 846-like gives MPHLVTFEYVAVDFTQEEWTLLDQTQIALYRDVMLENYQNLITLGYKSCKPDLSSALEGAELLRTGGRGVLQEVDLQLQTKGSTPLREIPWEKTPNGIQPYWAHENSDTRERHCRRTVVNQSSRKVHVRHHTGEKPYECKDCGKAFTHSSYHTGHRRTHSRKKPSVCVECGKAFTRSTGLLLHVQSRTGEKLHECKECGKAFNDSSLLST, from the exons ATGCCG CACTTAGTGACCTTTGAGTATGTAGCTGTGGACTTTACCCAGGAGGAGTGGACTTTGTTGGATCAAACACAGATTGCTCTCTACAGAGATGTGATGTTGGAGAACTACCAGAATCTCATCACACTAG GATACAAATCATGCAAACCTGATCTCAGCTCTGCATTGGAAGGAGCAGAATTGCTGAGGACAGGAGGGAGAGGAGTTCTGCAGG AAGTGGATTTGCAACTCCAAACCAAAGGTTCCACACCCCTTCGTGAGATTCCTTGGGAAAAAACACCAAATGGAATACA ACCTTACTGGGCACACGAAAACTCAGACACAAGGGAAAGACATTGTCGGAGAACTGTTGTTAATCAGTCATCCCGTAAGGTGCATGTGAGACAccacactggagagaagccaTATGAATGTAAAGACTGCGGGAAAGCCTTCACTCATTCCTCATACCATACGGGTCACAGAAGAACTCACAGCAGAAAAAAGCCCTCTGTATGTgtggaatgtgggaaagcctttactCGATCCACAGGACTTCTTTTACACGTGCAAAGTCGCACTGGAGAAAAACTACacgaatgtaaggaatgtggaaaagcctttaatGATTCTTCACTGCTCAGCACGTAA